One part of the Sciurus carolinensis chromosome 4, mSciCar1.2, whole genome shotgun sequence genome encodes these proteins:
- the LOC124982239 gene encoding LOW QUALITY PROTEIN: ubiquitin carboxyl-terminal hydrolase 17-like protein 6 (The sequence of the model RefSeq protein was modified relative to this genomic sequence to represent the inferred CDS: substituted 1 base at 1 genomic stop codon), whose product MEAASPHCGGKSPFQVLVKPKCSSNATDAKVHLGFYLPAESPLSPCTNAHLNNDLASVGTQLAPREKLSLSXQRPSGASAGLKNMGNTCYVNATLQCLTYTPPLANYMLSHEPSQTCPPHRVCMLCVMQDHMTRALHHPGDVIRPLPALAAGFHTWQQEDAHEFLLFTLDALQKACLRGHKQPGAGSQDITLMHQIFGGCWRLQIKYLCCHSLSDTFDPYLDINPDILAAQSMQQTLEQLVKPEWLEGGNAYHCGVCLKKMPACKTLSLQTASKFLMLVLKRFLVLTGDKIAKQVLYPECLDMQPYMAQQSSGHLAYALYAVLVHAGVSCHSGHYYCYIKAGNGQWYKMDDAKVVACDITCVLSQCAYILFYVQKSELEPDSGSLSLGREPRALGPEDTVLGAAQGELQGDSCSHVEESEEPLGGTATRQLTLDLWKFLQEQKQPKSDSNPRKVEFTLPPNEVTTHQSKHRGGQRIYDNQEIYGPNKATKSTVCEESVNTCVGGRARATKRKNKQGKRLWWCSSNPVRG is encoded by the coding sequence ATGGAGGCAGCTTCACCCCACTGTGGAGGTAAGTCTCCATTTCAAGTTTTGGTAaaacctaaatgttcatcaaatgCAACTGATGCTAAAGTCCATTTGGGTTTTTATCTACCTGCAGAGTCACCATTGTCACCTTGCACTAATGCACACTTGAATAACGATTTGGCTTCTGTGGGGACACAGCTGGCTCCTAGGGAGAAACTATCTCTGAGCTAGCAGAGACCTTCTGGGGCTAGTGCTGGGCTGAAGAACATGGGAAACACTTGCTACGTGAATGCCACTCTGCAGTGTCTGACATACACCCCTCCTCTGGCCAACTACATGCTGTCCCACGAGCCCTCCCAAACCTGTCCTCCTCACAGGGTCTGCATGCTTTGTGTGATGCAAGATCACATGACACGGGCTCTCCACCACCCTGGGGATGTCATTCGGCCCCTGCCTGCATTGGCTGCTGGCTTCCACACATGGCAGCAGGAGGATGCCCACGAATTTCTGCTGTTTACCCTGGACGCCCTGCAGAAAGCATGTCTGCGTGGGCACAAGCAGCCAGGGGCTGGCTCCCAGGATATCACCCTCATGCACCAAATATTTGGAGGGTGCTGGAGATTGCAAATCAAGTATCTCTGCTGCCACAGCCTTTCAGACACTTTTGACCCCTACCTGGACATCAACCCAGACATCCTGGCAGCTCAGAGTATGCAGCAAACCTTGGAGCAGTTGGTGAAGCCTGAATGGCTAGAGGGGGGAAATGCCTATCATTGTGGTGTTTGTCTGAAGAAGATGCCAGCCTGCAAGACCTTGAGCCTGCAGACTGCCTCAAAGTTTCTCATGCTTGTACTGAAACGGTTCTTAGTGCTCACAGGTGACAAAATTGCTAAGCAGGTGCTGTATCCTGAGTGTCTTGACATGCAGCCATACATGGCTCAGCAGAGCAGTGGCCATCTGGCCTATGCCCTCTATGCCGTGCTGGTCCATGCTGGGGTGAGCTGTCACAGTGGACATTACTATTGCTACATAAAAGCTGGGAATGGCCAGTGGTATAAAATGGACGATGCTAAGGTAGTGGCCTGTGACATTACTTGTGTCCTGAGTCAGTGTGCATATATCCTCTTTTATGTCCAGAAGAGTGAACTTGAACCTGACAGTGGGAGCCTGTCACTAGGCAGGGAACCAAGAGCTCTTGGGCCTGAAGACACAGTCTTGGGAGCTGCCCAAGGAGAGCTCCAGGGAGACTCCTGTAGCCACGTAGAGGAGTCAGAGGAGCCCCTGGGGGGCACAGCCACCAGACAACTCACCTTAGATCtgtggaagttcctccaagaaCAGAAACAACCAAAGTCTGACTCCAACCCCAGGAAAGTAGAATTCACTCTGCCTCCCAATGAAGTCACCACTCACCAGTCAAAACACAGAGGAGGGCAGAGAATTTACGATAACCAGGAAATATATGGGCCCAACAAGGCTACCAAGAGCACAGTCTGTGAGGAGTCTGTGAACACTTGTGTTGGAGGAAGGGCCAGAGCCACCAAGAGGAAGAACAAGCAGGGCAAGAGGTTGTGGTGGTGTTCTAGCAATCCAGTACGAGGATGA